The genomic interval CTTATAGCGTTGGGGCGGCGCTGCCGCCCATTCGCGGGACAAGCCCGCTCCCACAATGATCAGTGCCACCTGCACGATCCCTGTGGGAGCGGGCTTGCCCCGCGAACCGGGGGCTATGCCCCCGGCCTTGCAGCATGGATCAGTCGAACACGATACCCTGCGCCAGCGGCAGCTCGCGCGAGTAGTTCACGGTGTTGGTCTGGCGACGCATGTAGCCTTTCCACGCATCCGAACCCGACTCACGACCACCGCCGGTTTCCTTCTCGCCACCAAACGCGCCGCCGATCTCGGCACCGCTGGTGCCGATGTTGACGTTGGCGATACCACAGTCGCTGCCCGAAGCACTCTGGAAGCGCTCCGCCTCACGGATGTCGGTCGTGAAGATGCACGACGACAGGCCTTGTGGCACTTCGTTGTTCAGGCGCAGGGCCTCTTCGAAGTCGTCGTAAGCCAGCACATAAAGAATCGGGGCGAACGTTTCGTGGCGCACCACGTCGCTCTGCGCCGGCATTTCGGCGATGGCAGGCGATACGTAGTAGGCGTTCGGGTACTGGTCGGCCAGCTGACGCTCGCCACCAAACACCTGGCCACCTTCGTCGCGGGCCTTGGCCAGCGCACCCTGCATGGCGTCGAACGACAGCTTGTCGATCAGCGGGCCCACCAGGTTGTCTTTGCGTGGGTCGCCAATACGCACTTTGCCGTAGGCGGCTTTGACGCGGGCAACCACTTCGTCCTTGATCGAGCGGTGCACGATCAGGCGGCGCAGGGTGGTGCAACGCTGGCCGGCGGTGCCCACCGCCGAGAACAGGATGCCCCGCACGGCCAGGTCCAGGTCGGCGCTCGGCGCCAGGATCATGGCGTTGTTGCCACCCAGCTCGAGGATGCTACGGCCGAATCGGGCAGCTACACGTGGGCCGACTTCGCGCCCCATGCGGGTGCTGCCGGTGGCGCTGACCAGCGGTACGCGCGGGTCATCGACCATGGCTTCGCCAGCTTCACGGCCGCCGATCACCAGTTGTGCCAGGCCAGCCGGGGCATCGCCGAAGGCTTTCAGGGCTTTGTCGAACAGCGCCTGGCAAGCCAGAGCAGTCAGCGGGGTCTTTTCAGACGGTTTCCACACCACCGAGTTACCGGCCACCAAGGCCAGGGCGGTGTTCCAGGCCCATACGGCAACCGGGAAGTTGAAGGCGCTGATGACGCCAACCACGCCCAGCGGGTGCCAGGTTTCACGCATGTGGTGGCCCGGGCGCTCGGAGGCGATGGTCAGGCCGTACAGCTGGCGCGACAGGCCCACGGCGAAGTCGCAGATGTCGATCATTTCCTGCACTTCGCCCAGGCCTTCCTGGGTGATCTTGCCGGCTTCGATCGAGACCAGCTCGCCAAGGTCGGCCTTGTGCTCACGCAGCACTTCGCCAAACAGGCGCACCAGTTCACCACGGCGCGGGGCTGGCACAGTGCGCCAGGCCTCGAAGGCGCTCTGGGCCTGATCGATGCGGGCGATGGTCTCGGCCTTGCCAAGCAGTTTCACCGAGGCGATCTGGCTGCCGTCGATCGGCGTGTGAACAGGGTAGTCGCCCTGGGTGTAAGCCTCGGCGGCAACGCCAAGGCGCTCGAGCAATCCAGCAACCATTGTGTTTCTCCTACATCGGGTGATGGGGTGGAAAAATGATGTGGATCAGTATTAATCCGATCACATAGGTACAACAAACGACCTTTATTCCGCATATCATTCCGTCAGGTAATGATTTGAGCCGCAGAGACCACTATGTCCAAACGCCTGGTGCCTTCCATGACCGCCCTGCAGTGCTTTGAAGCTGCAGCCCGTCATTTGAGCTTTACCCGTGCCGCCGAAGAACTGCACCTGACCCAGAGCGCCGTCAGCAAGCAGGTAGCGCAACTTGAAGACATGCTGCGCCATCACCTGTTCCTGCGCATCCGCCGGCGCCTGCAACTGACCCCGGCCGGCAGCCTGTACCTGGCCGAGGTCAACAAGATCCTCACCCAAGTGGACATGTCCAGCCGCTACGTGCTCACTTACGGCGAGCAGACCGAGATATTGAAAGTAGCCACTCAACCGAGTTTTGGCGTGCGCTGGTTGATCCCGCACCTCAAGGGTTT from Pseudomonas fortuita carries:
- the amaB gene encoding L-piperidine-6-carboxylate dehydrogenase — translated: MVAGLLERLGVAAEAYTQGDYPVHTPIDGSQIASVKLLGKAETIARIDQAQSAFEAWRTVPAPRRGELVRLFGEVLREHKADLGELVSIEAGKITQEGLGEVQEMIDICDFAVGLSRQLYGLTIASERPGHHMRETWHPLGVVGVISAFNFPVAVWAWNTALALVAGNSVVWKPSEKTPLTALACQALFDKALKAFGDAPAGLAQLVIGGREAGEAMVDDPRVPLVSATGSTRMGREVGPRVAARFGRSILELGGNNAMILAPSADLDLAVRGILFSAVGTAGQRCTTLRRLIVHRSIKDEVVARVKAAYGKVRIGDPRKDNLVGPLIDKLSFDAMQGALAKARDEGGQVFGGERQLADQYPNAYYVSPAIAEMPAQSDVVRHETFAPILYVLAYDDFEEALRLNNEVPQGLSSCIFTTDIREAERFQSASGSDCGIANVNIGTSGAEIGGAFGGEKETGGGRESGSDAWKGYMRRQTNTVNYSRELPLAQGIVFD